One segment of Argiope bruennichi chromosome 11, qqArgBrue1.1, whole genome shotgun sequence DNA contains the following:
- the LOC129957200 gene encoding uncharacterized protein LOC129957200 isoform X3: MPEISLYKICLERVYDLVKAGTWKSCTVNPFLNLPNGIIDDLMAPTDYDETKVSEVFQLLTSGSLTRLHLSGIKVQEEKRLFLEVIEKNCCKSLRFLSWYSSERKNIPLIEALVLSCPKLEEFRSKISLNFNVFRNCKELRVLKFYATLQMFCPQDLEVLSSLKNLQVFFSFDSSGDIIATILKCCPQLISLGRSDSLNGLEMIHAQAVSQCDIDDIEIPDRFHLKRCLWGTRTKYMGVGDASYKSSFPEKIRIAVSLCPFVEELIIYVCHTDSFESLKNLKHLTHLEIIFSECDGDYMTSFFEFLKIIGRKLKHLSIDDTHPVPVDIICDFCPQLQSLDLRRFATVSGPVQHNSNILLKRLRIMYIDQNALLYLLSSCKGLVELSLFYALCLDDSLLSKILKQNPLAELKISHITESSLTRRGFRMFLEKAVSLERVNFSSLRRDVDYIVENLIRELNLTNLTYG; encoded by the coding sequence ATGCCAGAAATATCGCTTTACAAAATTTGCCTGGAGAGAGTATACGACCTTGTGAAAGCAGGAACTTGGAAATCATGTACTGTAAATCCATTTTTGAACCTCCCGAACGGAATCATCGATGATCTAATGGCACCTACAGATTATGACGAAACAAAGGTATCAGAAGTCTTCCAGCTTTTAACAAGTGGTTCGCTGACACGCCTCCACCTTAGTGGAATAAAAGTCCAGGAAGAAAAGCGTTTATTCTTAGAGGTAATAGAGAAAAATTGCTGCAAGTCTTTGCGATTCCTTTCTTGGTATTCATCGGAACGCAAAAATATTCCTTTGATAGAAGCTCTGGTACTTTCATGTCCAAAATTAGAAGAATTCCGTTCAAAAATCTCTCTTAATTTTAACGTCTTCCGAAACTGCAAGGAACTGAGAGTTCTCAAGTTCTACGCTACCCTTCAGATGTTTTGTCCTCAGGATTTAGAAGTGTTGTCGTCGCTGAAAAATCTGCAGGTGTTTTTCAGTTTTGACTCGAGTGGTGACATAATAGCCACTATTCTGAAGTGCTGCCCTCAGCTGATTTCGCTGGGACGCAGTGATTCTCTGAATGGTTTAGAAATGATACACGCACAAGCAGTGAGCCAGTGCGACATCGACGACATTGAGATACCCGATCGCTTCCACTTGAAGAGATGTCTCTGGGGGACAAGAACCAAGTACATGGGGGTCGGTGATGCTTCATATAAATCAAGTTTTCCTGAGAAAATAAGAATCGCCGTGTCTTTATGCCCTTTTGTCGAAGAGTTGATAATTTACGTTTGTCACACCGAttcttttgaaagtttgaaaaatttgaaacatctCACCCACCTCGAGATAATTTTCTCTGAATGCGATGGCGATTACATGACAAGTTTCTTTGAATTCCTGAAAATAATCGGGCGAAAGCTGAAGCATCTTTCTATCGACGACACGCATCCCGTTCCTGTCGACATCATCTGTGATTTCTGCCCTCAGTTGCAGAGCCTCGACTTGAGGCGATTTGCAACCGTCAGCGGGCCTGTCCAACATAACAGCAATATTCTGCTGAAGAGACTGCGCATCATGTACATTGATCAAAATGCTCTTTTATATCTTCTGTCCAGCTGCAAGGGCTTGGTGGAACTGTCTCTTTTCTACGCTTTGTGCTTAGACGACAGTCTCTTAAGTAAGATACTGAAACAGAATCCTCTGGCCGAGCTTAAAATTAGCCACATTACAGAGAGTAGTTTAACGAGAAGGGGCTTTCGAATGTTTTTAGAGAAGGCAGTGTCTCTAGAGAgagtaaatttttcttcattacgACGAGATGTCGATTATATCGTTGAAAACTTAATTCGTGAGTTGAATCTTACCAACCTCACTTATGGTTAA
- the LOC129957200 gene encoding uncharacterized protein LOC129957200 isoform X1 — MGAALGTAMGALIRLWERIRLLIFGSEPESLLLIERGMPEISLYKICLERVYDLVKAGTWKSCTVNPFLNLPNGIIDDLMAPTDYDETKVSEVFQLLTSGSLTRLHLSGIKVQEEKRLFLEVIEKNCCKSLRFLSWYSSERKNIPLIEALVLSCPKLEEFRSKISLNFNVFRNCKELRVLKFYATLQMFCPQDLEVLSSLKNLQVFFSFDSSGDIIATILKCCPQLISLGRSDSLNGLEMIHAQAVSQCDIDDIEIPDRFHLKRCLWGTRTKYMGVGDASYKSSFPEKIRIAVSLCPFVEELIIYVCHTDSFESLKNLKHLTHLEIIFSECDGDYMTSFFEFLKIIGRKLKHLSIDDTHPVPVDIICDFCPQLQSLDLRRFATVSGPVQHNSNILLKRLRIMYIDQNALLYLLSSCKGLVELSLFYALCLDDSLLSKILKQNPLAELKISHITESSLTRRGFRMFLEKAVSLERVNFSSLRRDVDYIVENLIRELNLTNLTYG, encoded by the coding sequence gGGATGCCAGAAATATCGCTTTACAAAATTTGCCTGGAGAGAGTATACGACCTTGTGAAAGCAGGAACTTGGAAATCATGTACTGTAAATCCATTTTTGAACCTCCCGAACGGAATCATCGATGATCTAATGGCACCTACAGATTATGACGAAACAAAGGTATCAGAAGTCTTCCAGCTTTTAACAAGTGGTTCGCTGACACGCCTCCACCTTAGTGGAATAAAAGTCCAGGAAGAAAAGCGTTTATTCTTAGAGGTAATAGAGAAAAATTGCTGCAAGTCTTTGCGATTCCTTTCTTGGTATTCATCGGAACGCAAAAATATTCCTTTGATAGAAGCTCTGGTACTTTCATGTCCAAAATTAGAAGAATTCCGTTCAAAAATCTCTCTTAATTTTAACGTCTTCCGAAACTGCAAGGAACTGAGAGTTCTCAAGTTCTACGCTACCCTTCAGATGTTTTGTCCTCAGGATTTAGAAGTGTTGTCGTCGCTGAAAAATCTGCAGGTGTTTTTCAGTTTTGACTCGAGTGGTGACATAATAGCCACTATTCTGAAGTGCTGCCCTCAGCTGATTTCGCTGGGACGCAGTGATTCTCTGAATGGTTTAGAAATGATACACGCACAAGCAGTGAGCCAGTGCGACATCGACGACATTGAGATACCCGATCGCTTCCACTTGAAGAGATGTCTCTGGGGGACAAGAACCAAGTACATGGGGGTCGGTGATGCTTCATATAAATCAAGTTTTCCTGAGAAAATAAGAATCGCCGTGTCTTTATGCCCTTTTGTCGAAGAGTTGATAATTTACGTTTGTCACACCGAttcttttgaaagtttgaaaaatttgaaacatctCACCCACCTCGAGATAATTTTCTCTGAATGCGATGGCGATTACATGACAAGTTTCTTTGAATTCCTGAAAATAATCGGGCGAAAGCTGAAGCATCTTTCTATCGACGACACGCATCCCGTTCCTGTCGACATCATCTGTGATTTCTGCCCTCAGTTGCAGAGCCTCGACTTGAGGCGATTTGCAACCGTCAGCGGGCCTGTCCAACATAACAGCAATATTCTGCTGAAGAGACTGCGCATCATGTACATTGATCAAAATGCTCTTTTATATCTTCTGTCCAGCTGCAAGGGCTTGGTGGAACTGTCTCTTTTCTACGCTTTGTGCTTAGACGACAGTCTCTTAAGTAAGATACTGAAACAGAATCCTCTGGCCGAGCTTAAAATTAGCCACATTACAGAGAGTAGTTTAACGAGAAGGGGCTTTCGAATGTTTTTAGAGAAGGCAGTGTCTCTAGAGAgagtaaatttttcttcattacgACGAGATGTCGATTATATCGTTGAAAACTTAATTCGTGAGTTGAATCTTACCAACCTCACTTATGGTTAA